The window CTGTTCTTTATCCTCAAACCGACCAGTTTGCCGCTGCTGATTGCCCTGGCAGCGGGCATGGCGGTGGCCGGTTCGCCCGGCGCGGCGCTGATTGATTCGATGGTGGCCGACACCAACGAGTACGCCGAATGGCAGACGGGCACGCGCTCGGAGGGGGCGATTCAGGCGGGCTTTACGTTTGTCAAGAAGACGGCCAACGGGCTGGGCGGGGCGCTGGCGGGCTACATGCTGGCCTGGGTGGGCTACCAGCCGAATGCGGCGCAATCGCCGGAAACGCTAACGGGCCTGCTGGCGATGGTGAGTCTGGTTCCGGCGGGCTTTGCGGTGCTGGCGATGATTGCCATGTACTTTTACCCGCTGACGGAGGCAAAGTTTGAGGCGCTGCTGGTGGAATTGCAGGGGCGGAAGGCGAAGTAGGAATTGTGAATGGTGAATTGTGAAGTGTGAAGTGTGAAGTGGGGGTGGAACGGCCGTTTCCACCCCCACAAACACACCATAGCCCACCAAAGCAACCCCAGGAGGAATTGAATGGTCAGAACCGGGCAGGCGCTTGCCGTATTCTTGTTGATGGCTGTCCTGGCGGCTTGTACGCAAGGCCGGATACCACCGACGCCGGATAAATTTATTGAAGCCGACCCGAACAGCGTGCCCGATACGTTCTGGGTGCAGCCTGAGGAATTGGGCTGGTCTTCGGGATACTGGGAATATTCACGGACCGTAAATCTAAGCCCAAGTGTCCCGATGGAGAGTTTTTCTGGTATTTATTTAAGCTTCCTGCCTCGCCGAGAGGGTAAGTTTCCTCCGCCGGCTGATTTTCGCGCCGGTCAGGACGTTTATATTTATTCAGATGAACAAATCGCTGCCAAAGCGTTTGAAGAGATGAAACAACGTGGAGAGTTAGCCGGGATCATTTGGCAGTTTCTTCCGCTAGAAGATGAATTGAAGATGGATACAGGGATAGGAACGTGTAATCGTGGGTCGAGCGTTGCTAGTGGCGAACGCTTGCTTTGTCAGGTGCAAATCCAACACGGCCGTTACGTTATTCTTTTTTTTATGGGCATTGATGGCAAGCAAGTCACCGTTGAAGATTGGGAAGAAATGGTTGACCTCATCCAGGAGCGGCTGGTTGAGCTTGAATAGGGTGGGGATAGTTGGTGGTGAGGGAGGGATACGGCCGTTTCTAAATATAAATAGCATGGTGTGGGAGGAAACGGCCGTTATGCCTGATTAGTAGGCGAAAAGAGCTTTAACTCAGGAATGTAGCGGAAATCCTTGCGGTTCAGAGTGTACAGTTCTACGTCATGGTCCAAAGCTGTTGCCGCAATGAGTGCATCTGGCAGGCTCAATTTATGGCTGAGGACATATGCTTCCATCAGCGTCAGGAACCTGTTGGAGATTGGCAAGGTTATGTGGTAGGTGTTTAGTAAGCCGAGATGCGCTTTAATCTGGCGCAATTCTTGTTGGTTCAGCGCCCCATAGTACAGTTCTGCGGCGGTGACAGCACTAATAGCCAGATTTTCAGGACCAATGGCGCGCAAAACGGCCGTAATCTGCGCATTGTTTTTATAAAATTCGATGAGGATGTTGGTGTCGCACAGGATCATAACGTTTATTTGGGCCAGGCCTGTTGACGGATGGTATCTAAATCAATGTTTCGGCCTTGCCAAATACCGGCCAGGGCAAAAAAATCCGCTTCTGTTTTACCGGAATCATTTTCCTGGAAATCGGTTGTTACCAAACTCACAAAATCCAGCGACCGCAGTAGTTCGGACAATAACTGCGCCTTTTCTTTGTCTTTGACCTGAATAATAATTTGTTCCATACTTTCACGTTTCCATACATGACCTGCTGCCTGACCAATTTCGCCTGATGAGGATTATACAACAGGTTAGTATGGGGGAGAAACGGCCGTGTTGAAGTGTAGATTGTGAACGGTGAATGGTGAAGTGGGGGAAGGAACGGCCGTTTCCCCCTCCTGACTAACGACGAAAGATTGAAGATAAAAGATGGAATCCATCACTAATCTTCAATCTTCAATCTTGGATATTTTTATGAACAACCAACACCTCTACCAAAACGCTCGCATCTTCGGTCTGAACAAAGAACCCGGCCGCTGCACTCGTCCAGCTATCTCAACGCCGAATCCGCCCTGCGCGGAACCACGCCTTACGAACTCTCCCTGGATGGCAAATGGGCTTTTCACTTTGCGCCCAAACCGGCGGAACGGCCGTCTACCTTCCACCTCCCATCCTTCGACGACAGCGCCTGGGACGCCATCCCCGTGCCCTCCAACTGGGAGCTGCAGGGCTACGGCGCGCCCATCTACGCCCCGGCCCACATGCCCAAAAGCCTGCGCCAAGACCACATGCCCAACATTGATCCGGACAACAACCCCGTCGGCTCCTTCCGACGCACCTTCACCGTGCCCGAAAATTGGGCCGGGCGCGAAATCATCTTGCACTTTGGCGGCGTCAGCTCCGCCTGCCTGGTGTGGGTCAACGGGCAGCAGGTCGGCTACAGCCAGGACAGCATGTCGCCGGCCGAATTTCGCATCACCCCCTACGTGCAGCCCGGCGAAAACCTGCTGGCCGTGCTGGTCTACCGCTGGTCGGATGGCTCCTACCTGGAAAACCAGGACATGTGGTTCCTCTCCGGCATCTTCCGCAGCGTGAAGCTGCTGGCCCATCCGCCCACCCACATTCGCGATTTCACCGTCGCCACCGAATTTGACGCCGATTTCCGCGACGCCACCTTGCGCGTGCAGGTAGAACTGGCGCGGTGGGGTGGGGATGAACGGCCGTTTACCATCCAGTTAGAGCTTTTGCAAGAAAACACCAGCCCCCACCCTAACCCTCTCCCAGTGGGAGAGGGAACCGGCTCCCTCTCCCACTGGGAGAGGGTTGGGGAGAGAGCCGCCGTGACCAGCGAAAACTCAGTCCGGCTGCAAACGGCCGTATCCCAACCCCGCCACTGGACCGCCGAAACGCCCCATCTCTACCACCTGCTGCTCACCCTCCAAGACGAAGCCGGGCAGATTGTCGAAGTGCGCCACACGCGCGTCGGCTTCCGGCAGGTGGAAATTCGGGACAGGCAGTTGTGGGTCAACGGCCGTGCCATCCTCCTCAAAGGCGTCAACCGCCACGATTTCGACCCCGCCACCGGCCACACCATGACCCTGGAACGCCTGCGCGAAGACCTGCACCGATGAAGCGCTTCAACATCAACGCCGTGCGCACTTCCCACTACCCCGACGACGAGCGCTTCT of the Candidatus Leptovillus gracilis genome contains:
- a CDS encoding type II toxin-antitoxin system VapC family toxin, with translation MILCDTNILIEFYKNNAQITAVLRAIGPENLAISAVTAAELYYGALNQQELRQIKAHLGLLNTYHITLPISNRFLTLMEAYVLSHKLSLPDALIAATALDHDVELYTLNRKDFRYIPELKLFSPTNQA